A single Drosophila miranda strain MSH22 chromosome XR, D.miranda_PacBio2.1, whole genome shotgun sequence DNA region contains:
- the LOC117186566 gene encoding uncharacterized protein LOC117186566 → MKALVHRLIQQRGACKSQLTRVAAEAQEFVQSCTSVQTLEHKLDRLVATFNRFMELSEELVQYNDEEEYVDPGLDIPEYEKRFFSAHSIFTEAIRDRSSHKTEHDNSNLLLSTTVERLFEGQTQLLERIRDSSGTTELQFEKIRIPTFSGRYEDWCQFSDLFLGSVDKKSSLSKCQKFHYLKSYLDGEALSLIKHIPVSDANYQDAWERLENRYNKKSLIARSFIQNFLSLPTAKGSNIAELRKIVDTADESIRGLHALSCDSRDVWLIHILLSKLDPECKEAWATSSESCKENVTINDLFGFVFARCDALESCQDPKLIQDTHTVLNKRRAISHHVDVPNTSARDCVYCHEQHSLYACTQFKALDVVDRRKFARDGHLCFNCLSRSHQVKECNSTNTCRLCKLRHHTLVHPEDIRSVTASADVNNSADSPVRSSSFPDDADPAVVSHHTLERKFVAKSQAILPTILATIVDSWGNETTCRILLDTGSTITMVAESFIQRIGLPRTHARIPVVGLGANPAGVTRGRATFTLLSRTSSASVVVTGLIMNTLTSSIPAQRIESNTPMWKRIRDLPLADPTFGKPGEIDVILGADQLWNLYTGQRKEFGSEYPIALHTNFGWVITGSYHLSSDAHNHALAHHAHEDLDTLVRSFMDMERVQPSDATIDASDPAEQHFVHTHARRNDGVYIVQYPFKESAPPMGSTLPQALRRFSSLERKFRKFPALKQQYVELMEDYIQRGHMEVIPSSTVENGPANHNYLAHHAVFKPDSTTTKCRVVFDGSGEDCNGSSLNSRLHIGPPIQRDLLGVCLRFRQHRYVFCTDIEKMFRGIRVSEDHTHYQRIVWRKEETATLDHYRLLTVTYGLASSPFLAVRVLKQIAQDHADLYPKAAAVLVRDAYVDDIPTGCDSIDDLIALKDELILLLSQAQFKLRKWSSNCWSLLKSLPQDICEYPLEALEGKSPTQYVKVLGIRWDPAVDELSFKLTIPDATGVLTKRILLSELAKIYDPLGLLAPTTVFLKVLFQDSWLSSVDWNEPLPAQLCARWQQFVAEVHLLESCRIPRYLSSPLQATELHGFADASSHAYAAVIYSRVRVNNDYAVTLIAAKTRVAPIKPISIPRLDTSCWSDSEIVLHWLSSPPRTWNTYVCNRTAEILEACPRSCWQHIRTEDNPADCASRGLLPKDLVEHQLWWNGPPWLSQSHRTWPPVKAKFALSTEDAERMEVKVKPQVSLHISNEGNDLNCMINKASSWSHLLRTLSYCFRFVHRLRCKDRLSSFLSSWELQYARSRVIKHVQMEFFQVEYRQLSTGQALSQKSKLIHYTPFVDDQGILRVGGRIGNSMTTYDAKHPILLPKESPVAVLIARHQNVTSLHAGVEFMFHTLRQKYWILGARNIVRKIVFNCKICFLQRKGTSTQLMADLPAFRVQPTRCFLHSGLDYAGPVTIKTSAGRTPKLGKAWFAIFVCLSTKAIHIELVSDLTTPAFIAAFKRFWSRRGPISDLYSDNGTTFHGARKELTEMQRIAVSQSQDEEIANFLTSQDINWHFIPPSAPHFGGLWETGVRSIKLHLRRVIGSSALTFEEYSTILTQIEGLLNSRPLCAPSDHSLDPLTPAHFLTDQPHMSVPEPSLLDVNINRLQRWRQLQAKVQGFWKRWNLEYLTSLQPRTKWQQESNDITVDTLVVLKEPNQPPSKWLLGRITEVHPGQDERVRVVTVKTARGVYKRPITKLAVLPLF, encoded by the exons ATGAAGGCCCTAGTGCATCGTCTAATTCAGCAACGTGGGGCCTGCAAATCCCAATTAACTCGCGTGGCTGCGGAGGCTCAAGAGTTTGTACAGTCATGTACTTCTGTGCAAACATTAGAGCACAAGTTGGACCGACTTGTTGCAACTTTCAACCGCTTTATGGAGCTGTCTGAAGAGCTGGTCCAATATAATGATGAAGAGGAATACGTGGATCCGGGTTTGGACATCCCCGAATATGAGAAAAGGTTCTTTAGTGCGCATAGTATCTTCACTGAAGCCATACGTGACCGGAGCAGTCACAAGACTGAGCACGACAACTCAAATCTACTGCTATCGACCACTGTGGAACGCTTATTTGAGGGACAAACTCAACTTCTGGAGAGGATTCGGGACTCATCGGGAACCACAGAGCTGCAGTTCGAGAAAATACGCATTCCGACGTTTTCGGGCAGATACGAGGATTGGTGTCAGTTTAGTGACTTGTTCTTAGGCTCAGTCGACAAGAAGAGTAGTCTGTCCAAGTGCCAAAAGTTTCATTATTTGAAATCCTATCTGGATGGTGAAGCGTTGTCTCTGATAAAACATATTCCCGTATCGGATGCCAATTACCAGGACGCATGGGAGAGGCTCGAAAATCGCTACAACAAGAAGTCACTGATTGCTCGTTCGTTCATTCAAAACTTTCTTTCGTTGCCAACCGCAAAGGGTTCAAACATCGCCGAGTTGCGTAAGATAGTCGACACCGCTGACGAAAGTATACGTGGTCTACATGCGCTGAGCTGCGACAGCCGCGATGTGTGGCTAATCCATATCTTGCTCTCAAAGTTAGACCCGGAATGCAAGGAAGCGTGGGCCACCTCCAGTGAATCGTGCAAGGAAAATGTGACCATAAATGACCTGTTCGGCTTTGTCTTCGCCCGTTGCGATGCACTTGAGTCTTGTCAAGATCCAAAGCTAATCCAGGATACACACACGGTGCTGAATAAACGTCGTGCAATTTCTCATCATGTGGACGTGCCAAATACGTCTGCTCGTGATTGTGTATATTGTCACGAGCAACACAGCCTTTATGCGTGCACTCAATTCAAGGCTCTGGATGTTGTGGACCGCCGCAAGTTCGCAAGGGATGGTCATTTGTGCTTCAATTGTCTAAGCCGATCTCATCAAGTCAAGGAGTGTAATTCCACAAACACGTGCCGTCTGTGTAAGCTGAGGCACCACACTCTTGTTCATCCAGAGGACATACGCTCTGTCACGGCTTCCGCTGATGTCAATAACTCCGCTGACTCACCCGTCCGCTCGTCCAGTTTCCCTGATGACGCTGATCCTGCCGTGGTCAGCCATCATACATTGGAGAGGAAATTCGTGGCCAAGAGTCAGGCCATATTGCCAACGATTTTGGCCACTATAGTCGACTCCTGGGGCAACGAGACCACCTGCAGGATACTGTTGGATACTGGTTCGACTATAACGATGGTCGCCGAATCATTTATTCAACGAATTGGTTTGCCGCGCACCCACGCTCGTATACCAGTGGTTGGTCTAGGCGCAAATCCTGCTGGGGTTACTAGAGGTCGCGCCACATTCACGCTGCTCTCCCGCACAAGCTCGGCCTCAGTGGTGGTAACAGGTCTGATTATGAACACTTTAACATCCTCGATTCCAGCCCAGAGGATCGAGTCTAACACACCGATGTGGAAAAGGATTCGTGATCTACCCTTAGCGGACCCTACATTTGGTAAACCAGGCGAAATCGACGTGATCTTAGGAGCTGATCAGCTTTGGAACCTGTACACTGGACAACGCAAAGAGTTTGGTTCTGAATATCCTATTGCACTTCATACTAATTTTGGTTGGGTCATTACAGGCAGCTACCATCTCAGTAGTGATGCTCACAACCACGCACTAGCACATCACGCGCACGAGGATCTGGACACTTTGGTTCGATCGTTCATGGACATGGAACGAGTTCAACCAAGTGACGCTACCATTGATGCTAGTGATCCCGCTGAGCAACACTTCGTTCATACGCACGCCCGCAGAAACGATGGCGTGTACATCGTCCAATACCCGTTCAAGGAATCTGCCCCTCCGATGGGGTCCACACTGCCACAAGCACTACGACGCTTTTCTTCTCTCGAGCGGAAATTTCGAAAATTTCCTGCGCTCAAACAACAGTATGTCGAGCTTATGGAGGATTATATACAACGAGGACACATGGAGGTGATTCCTTCTAGTACCGTAGAAAACGGTCCCGCCAATCACAATTACTTAGCACACCACGCAGTATTTAAACCAGATAGCACCACCACGAAATGCCGAGTTGTATTCGATGGCTCTGGGGAGGACTGCAATGGATCTTCACTTAATTCACGACTACACATCGGACCACCTATTCAAAGGGATTTACTTGGAGTATGTCTACGTTTCCGTCAGCATCGCTATGTGTTTTGTACGgacattgagaaaatgtttagAGGCATCCGGGTTTCAGAAGATCACACGCATTACCAACGGATTGTCTGGCGAAAGGAGGAGACTGCTACACTCGATCATTATCGATTGCTGACCGTGACGTATGGTTTAGCGTCTTCGCCGTTCTTGGCTGTTCGAGTCCTCAAGCAGATCGCGCAAGATCATGCCGATTTGTATCCGaaggctgctgctgtgctTGTACGAGACGCGTACGTGGATGATATCCCTACTGGTTGCGATAGTATCGACGATCTCATTGCACTCAAAGATGAATTAATTTTGCTATTGAGCCAAGCTCAATTTAAACTTCGAAAATGGAGTTCAAACTGTTGGTCACTACTCAAATCGCTGCCACAGGACATTTGTGAGTATCCACTTGAAGCCCTAGAGGGAAAGAGCCCAACTCAATATGTCAAGGTTCTTGGAATACGCTGGGACCCGGCTGTGGACGAGCTTTCCTTCAAGTTGACCATTCCCGACGCCACAGGGGTTCTGACAAAACGGATTTTGCTGTCCGAGCTTGCCAAGATCTACGATCCACTGGGGTTGCTTGCCCCCACAACTGTATTTCTAAAGGTTCTCTTTCAAGATAGTTGGCTGAGCTCGGTCGACTGGAACGAACCACTACCCGCGCAGCTATGCGCACGGTGGCAACAGTTTGTAGCTGAAGTTCATTTACTGGAAAGCTGTCGCATACCCCGCTATCTATCCTCGCCACTTCAAGCAACGGAGCTGCATGGATTCGCCGATGCGTCATCTCATGCATACGCCGCTGTCATCTACAGTCGCGTGAGAGTCAATAATGACTACGCTGTAACACTGATCGCCGCAAAAACCCGGGTGGCACCCATCAAACCTATCTCCATCCCACGGCTCGA TACTTCGTGTTGGTCAGACTCCGAAATTGTACTACATTGGCTCTCATCACCCCCACGGACTTGGAACACTTATGTTTGTAATCGCACGGCTGAGATTCTAGAAGCTTGCCCACGTAGCTGCTGGCAACACATTCGCACTGAGGACAATCCCGCGGACTGTGCATCACGCGGACTTTTACCAAAGGATCTGGTAGAACATCAACTGTGGTGGAATGGACCACCGTGGCTTTCCCAATCACATCGCACTTGGCCACCTGTTAAGGCCAAGTTCGCACTGTCGACTGAGGACGCTGAGCGGATGGAAGTAAAGGTCAAGCCCCAAGTTAGTCTACACATTTCCAATGAAGGAAATGATCTTAACTGTATGATCAACAAAGCTTCCTCCTGGTCACATCTCTTGCGGACACTTAGCTATTGCTTTCGGTTCGTACATCGTCTTCGTTGCAAGGACCGCCTGTCATCATTTTTATCGTCATGGGAGCTTCAATATGCCCGCTCTAGGGTAATCAAACATGTCCAGATGGAGTTCTTCCAAGTGGAGTACAGACAGCTGAGCACTGGACAAGCCCTTTCTCAAAAGTCCAAGTTGATTCACTACACTCCATTTGTTGACGACCAAGGAATTCTGCGCGTAGGAGGACGCATTGGAAACTCGATGACAACCTATGACGCAAAACATCCCATACTTCTTCCAAAGGAATCACCAGTCGCTGTTTTAATAGCTAGACACCAGAACGTCACATCGTTACACGCTGGAGTCGAATTTATGTTTCACACGTTGAGACAGAAGTATTGGATCCTGGGAGCCCGTAACATAGTCCGCAAAATTGTATTCAACTGCAAGATATGCTTCCTCCAGCGCAAAGGAACGAGTACACAACTCATGGCTGATCTTCCCGCCTTTCGCGTTCAGCCCACCCGCTGCTTTCTACATTCTGGATTGGATTACGCTGGACCAGTTACCATCAAGACATCAGCAGGTCGGACACCGAAGCTTGGCAAAGCTTGGTTTGCCATCTTTGTTTGTCTGTCCACCAAAGCAATTCATATCGAGCTCGTCAGTGATTTGACGACTCCTGCATTTATCGCCGCTTTCAAACGTTTTTGGTCTCGACGTGGCCCTATATCCGACTTGTACTCGGACAATGGCACAACATTCCATGGAGCCAGAAAGGAACTAACGGAGATGCAACGGATAGCTGTATCTCAAAGTCAAGACGAGGAAATTGCTAATTTTCTGACGAGTCAGGACATCAACTGGCACTTCATTCCGCCATCTGCCCCGCACTTTGGAGGTCTTTGGGAAACAGGCGTACGATCTATCAAACTCCACCTTCGCCGAGTAATTGGTAGCAGTGCGTTAACCTTCGAGGAATATTCAACAATTTTAACTCAGATTGAAGGGTTACTCAACTCTCGCCCACTGTGCGCGCCCAGCGATCACAGCTTGGATCCCCTTACCCCCGCTCATTTTCTTACAGATCAACCTCACATGTCGGTGCCGGAGCCGTCCTTGTTAGACGTCAACATTAACAGACTGCAGCGTTGGAGACAACTGCAAGCCAAGGTTCAAGGATTCTGGAAACGTTGGAATCTGGAATACCTTACTTCCTTGCAACCTCGCACGAAATGGCAGCAGGAGTCCAACGACATAACCGTGGACACTCTTGTGGTACTGAAGGAGCCAAATCAACCGCCTAGCAAGTGGCTGCTTGGGCGAATCACCGAAGTTCATCCTGGCCAAGACGAGAGGGTTCGAGTGGTCACCGTCAAAACCGCCCGAGGAGTGTACAAGAGGCCTATTACCAAACTTGCTGTGCTTCCCTTGTTCTGA